A portion of the Pleuronectes platessa chromosome 15, fPlePla1.1, whole genome shotgun sequence genome contains these proteins:
- the LOC128457451 gene encoding AP-1 complex subunit beta-1 isoform X1 codes for MTDSKYFTTNKKGEIFELKAELNNEKKEKRKEAVKKVIAAMTVGKDVSSLFPDVVNCMQTDNLELKKLVYLYLMNYAKSQPDMAIMAVNSFVKDCEDPNPLIRALAVRTMGCIRVDKITEYLCEPLRKCLKDEDPYVRKTAAVCVAKLHDINAQMVEDQGFLDSLRDLIADSNPMVVANAVAALSEISESHPNSNLLDLNPQNINKLLTALNECTEWGQIFILDCLSNYNPKDEREAQSICERVTPRLSHANSAVVLSAVKVLMKFLELLPKDSDYYNTLLKKLSPPLVTLLSGEPEVQYVALRNINLIVQKRPEILKQEIKVFFVKYNDPIYVKLEKLDIMIRLASQANIAQVLAELKEYATEVDVDFVRKAVRAIGRCAIKVEQSAERCVSTLLDLIQTKVNYVVQEAIVVIRDIFRKYPNKYESIIATLCENLDSLDEPDARAAMIWIVGEYAERIDNADELLESFLEGFHDESTQVQLTLLTAIVKLFLKKPSETQELVQQVLSLATQDSDNPDLRDRGYIYWRLLSTDPVTAKEVVLSEKPLISEETDLIEPTLLDELICHIGSLASVYHKPPSAFVEGSHGVHRKHLPVQHSSIDTGESPVSSGPAPAMDQTHVIPSQGDLLGDLLNLDLGPPVNVPQVSSMQMGAVDLLGGGLDSLLGGDLGGGVGGSPAVGQNFIPSSVPSTFAPSPTPAPPAVSSGLNDLFEISTGMANTTGGHIAAKSVWLPAVKAKGLEISGTFSRRQGHMYMDMTFTNKALQHMTDFAVQFNKNSFGVIPTTPLAVHTPLMPSQSIEVSLPLNTIGPVMKMDPLNNLQVAVKNNIDVFYFSVLIPLYVFFVEDGKMERQVFLATWKDIPNENELQYQIKECHLNADTVSGKLQSNNIYTIAKRNVEGQDMLYQSLKLTNGIWILAELRIQPGNPNYTLSLKCRAPEVSQYVYLMYDSVLKN; via the exons ATGACGGACTCCAAATATTTCACAACGAACAAAAAAG GGGAGATCTTTGAactgaaggcagagctgaacaatgagaagaaggaaaagagaaaagaggccGTGAAGAAGGTCATTGCAGCCATGACTGTTGGCAAGGATGTCAG TTCCTTGTTTCCAGATGTGGTGAACTGCATGCAGACTGACAACCTGGAGCTGAAGAAGTTGGTTTACCTCTACTTAATGAACTATGCCAAGAGCCAACCTGACATGGCCATCATGGCTGTCAACAGCTTTGTCAAG GACTGCGAGGACCCCAACCCTCTCATCCGAGCCCTGGCCGTCCGCACCATGGGCTGCATCCGGGTGGACAAAATCACAGAGTACCTGTGTGAGCCTCTGAGGAAATGCTTGAAGGACGAGGACCCTTACGTGAGGAAGacggcagctgtgtgtgtggcgaAACTTCATGACATCAATGCCCAGATGGTTGAGGACCAGGGCTTCCTGGACTCTCTGAGAGATCTCATCGCTGACTCAAATCCCATG GTTGTGGCCAATGCAGTTGCTGCCCTGTCGGAGATCAGTGAGTCTCACCCCAACAGCAACCTGCTGGATCTCAATCCCCAGAACATCAACAAGCTCCTGACGGCCCTCAATGAGTGCACAGAGTGGGGACAGATCTTCATCCTGGACTGCTTGTCCAACTATAACCCCAAGGATGAGCGTGAGGCCCAAAG CATCTGTGAGCGTGTAACTCCCCGGCTGTCTCACGCCAACTCAGCCGTGGTGCTGTCAGCTGTCAAGGTGCTGATGAAATTCTTAGAGCTGCTGCCCAAGGACTCCGACTACTACAACACCTTGCTGAAGAAGCTGTCCCCACCACTGGTCACCTTGCTCTCCGGAGAGCCGGAGGTCCAGTACGTGGCTCTGAGGAACATCAACCTCATTGTCCAGAAAAG GCCTGAGATCCTGAAGCAGGAGATAAAGGTGTTCTTTGTCAAATACAACGACCCAATCTATGTGAAACTGGAGAAACTGGACATCATGATCCGCTTGGCCTCTCAGGCCAACATCGCCCAG GTGCTGGCTGAGCTGAAGGAATACGCCACAGAGGTGGATGTTGACTTTGTGCGCAAGGCTGTCCGAGCCATCGGACGCTGTGCCATCAAAGTAGAG CAATCAGCGGAGCGCTGTGTCAGCACTCTGCTGGACCTGATCCAGACGAAAGTCAACTACGTGGTTCAGGAGGCTATTGTTGTCATCAGAGACATCTTTCGCAAGTACCCCAACAA GTATGAAAGCATCATTGCCACACTGTGTGAGAACCTGGACTCTCTGGACGAGCCTGACGCTCGTGCTGCCATGATCTGGATCGTTGGTGAATATGCAGAGAGGATCGACAATGCTGACGAGTTGCTAGAGAGCTTCCTCGAGGGTTTCCATGACGAGAGCACTCAG GTCCAGCTCACTCTGCTGACTGCCATTGTGAAGCTGTTCCTTAAGAAGCCATCAGAGACCCAGGAGTTGGTGCAGCAGGTCCTCAGTCTGGCTACACAG GACTCTGACAACCCTGACCTGCGTGACAGGGGCTACATTTATTGGCGCCTTCTGTCCACCGACCCTGTGACCGCCAAGGAGGTAGTATTGTCCGAAAAGCCCCTGATCTCTGAGGAGACAGACCTGATTGAGCCCACCCTGCTGGATGAGCTCATCTGCCACATCGGCTCTCTGGCCTCCGTCTATCACAAACCCCCCAGCGCCTTTGTGGAGGGCAGCCACGGAGTCCACCGGAAACACCTTCCTGTCCAGCACAGCAG CATTGATACAGGTGAGAGCCCAGTGAGCAGTGGGCCAGCACCTGCCATGGACCAGACACATGTGATCCCCAGCCAGGGTGACCTGCTGGGTGACCTGCTCAACCTGGACCTGGGCCCTCCAGTCAATGTGCCCCAAGTGTCCTCCATGCAAATGGGTGCAGTGGACCTGTTGGGAGGAGGCCTGGACAGCTTG CTTGGGGGAGACCTGGGCGGAGGTGTTGGGGGAAGTCCAGCA GTGGGACAGAACTTCATCCCCTCGTCTGTCCCCAGCACTTTTGCTCCCTCACCCACACCAGCACCGCCGGCCGTCAGCAGTGGCCTCAATGACTTGTTTGAGATTTCCACAGGCATGGCCAACACCACCGGAGGCCACATTGCTGCAAAATCA GTGTGGCTGCCTGCAGTGAAAGCCAAGGGACTGGAGATTTCTGGGACCTTTTCTCGCCGCCAGGGCCACATGTACATGGACATGACCTTCACAAACAAGGCCCTGCAGCACATGACCGACTTCGCTGTCCAGTTCAACAAGAACAG TTTTGGCGTCATCCCTACCACTCCTCTTGCCGTCCACACTCCTCTGATGCCCAGTCAGAGTATTGAGGTCTCTCTGCCTCTTAATACCATTGGACCAGTCATGAAGATGGACCCACTCAATAATCTGCAG GTGGCTGTGAAGAACAACATAGATGTCTTCTACTTCAGCGTACTCATCCCTCTTTACGTTTTCTTTGTCGAGGATGGAAAAATGG agcGACAGGTGTTCCTAGCTACCTGGAAAGACATCCCCAATGAGAATGAGCTCCAATATCAGATAA
- the LOC128457451 gene encoding AP-2 complex subunit beta isoform X2, which produces MTDSKYFTTNKKGEIFELKAELNNEKKEKRKEAVKKVIAAMTVGKDVSSLFPDVVNCMQTDNLELKKLVYLYLMNYAKSQPDMAIMAVNSFVKDCEDPNPLIRALAVRTMGCIRVDKITEYLCEPLRKCLKDEDPYVRKTAAVCVAKLHDINAQMVEDQGFLDSLRDLIADSNPMVVANAVAALSEISESHPNSNLLDLNPQNINKLLTALNECTEWGQIFILDCLSNYNPKDEREAQSICERVTPRLSHANSAVVLSAVKVLMKFLELLPKDSDYYNTLLKKLSPPLVTLLSGEPEVQYVALRNINLIVQKRPEILKQEIKVFFVKYNDPIYVKLEKLDIMIRLASQANIAQVLAELKEYATEVDVDFVRKAVRAIGRCAIKVEQSAERCVSTLLDLIQTKVNYVVQEAIVVIRDIFRKYPNKYESIIATLCENLDSLDEPDARAAMIWIVGEYAERIDNADELLESFLEGFHDESTQVQLTLLTAIVKLFLKKPSETQELVQQVLSLATQDSDNPDLRDRGYIYWRLLSTDPVTAKEVVLSEKPLISEETDLIEPTLLDELICHIGSLASVYHKPPSAFVEGSHGVHRKHLPVQHSSIDTGESPVSSGPAPAMDQTHVIPSQGDLLGDLLNLDLGPPVNVPQVSSMQMGAVDLLGGGLDSLVGQNFIPSSVPSTFAPSPTPAPPAVSSGLNDLFEISTGMANTTGGHIAAKSVWLPAVKAKGLEISGTFSRRQGHMYMDMTFTNKALQHMTDFAVQFNKNSFGVIPTTPLAVHTPLMPSQSIEVSLPLNTIGPVMKMDPLNNLQVAVKNNIDVFYFSVLIPLYVFFVEDGKMERQVFLATWKDIPNENELQYQIKECHLNADTVSGKLQSNNIYTIAKRNVEGQDMLYQSLKLTNGIWILAELRIQPGNPNYTLSLKCRAPEVSQYVYLMYDSVLKN; this is translated from the exons ATGACGGACTCCAAATATTTCACAACGAACAAAAAAG GGGAGATCTTTGAactgaaggcagagctgaacaatgagaagaaggaaaagagaaaagaggccGTGAAGAAGGTCATTGCAGCCATGACTGTTGGCAAGGATGTCAG TTCCTTGTTTCCAGATGTGGTGAACTGCATGCAGACTGACAACCTGGAGCTGAAGAAGTTGGTTTACCTCTACTTAATGAACTATGCCAAGAGCCAACCTGACATGGCCATCATGGCTGTCAACAGCTTTGTCAAG GACTGCGAGGACCCCAACCCTCTCATCCGAGCCCTGGCCGTCCGCACCATGGGCTGCATCCGGGTGGACAAAATCACAGAGTACCTGTGTGAGCCTCTGAGGAAATGCTTGAAGGACGAGGACCCTTACGTGAGGAAGacggcagctgtgtgtgtggcgaAACTTCATGACATCAATGCCCAGATGGTTGAGGACCAGGGCTTCCTGGACTCTCTGAGAGATCTCATCGCTGACTCAAATCCCATG GTTGTGGCCAATGCAGTTGCTGCCCTGTCGGAGATCAGTGAGTCTCACCCCAACAGCAACCTGCTGGATCTCAATCCCCAGAACATCAACAAGCTCCTGACGGCCCTCAATGAGTGCACAGAGTGGGGACAGATCTTCATCCTGGACTGCTTGTCCAACTATAACCCCAAGGATGAGCGTGAGGCCCAAAG CATCTGTGAGCGTGTAACTCCCCGGCTGTCTCACGCCAACTCAGCCGTGGTGCTGTCAGCTGTCAAGGTGCTGATGAAATTCTTAGAGCTGCTGCCCAAGGACTCCGACTACTACAACACCTTGCTGAAGAAGCTGTCCCCACCACTGGTCACCTTGCTCTCCGGAGAGCCGGAGGTCCAGTACGTGGCTCTGAGGAACATCAACCTCATTGTCCAGAAAAG GCCTGAGATCCTGAAGCAGGAGATAAAGGTGTTCTTTGTCAAATACAACGACCCAATCTATGTGAAACTGGAGAAACTGGACATCATGATCCGCTTGGCCTCTCAGGCCAACATCGCCCAG GTGCTGGCTGAGCTGAAGGAATACGCCACAGAGGTGGATGTTGACTTTGTGCGCAAGGCTGTCCGAGCCATCGGACGCTGTGCCATCAAAGTAGAG CAATCAGCGGAGCGCTGTGTCAGCACTCTGCTGGACCTGATCCAGACGAAAGTCAACTACGTGGTTCAGGAGGCTATTGTTGTCATCAGAGACATCTTTCGCAAGTACCCCAACAA GTATGAAAGCATCATTGCCACACTGTGTGAGAACCTGGACTCTCTGGACGAGCCTGACGCTCGTGCTGCCATGATCTGGATCGTTGGTGAATATGCAGAGAGGATCGACAATGCTGACGAGTTGCTAGAGAGCTTCCTCGAGGGTTTCCATGACGAGAGCACTCAG GTCCAGCTCACTCTGCTGACTGCCATTGTGAAGCTGTTCCTTAAGAAGCCATCAGAGACCCAGGAGTTGGTGCAGCAGGTCCTCAGTCTGGCTACACAG GACTCTGACAACCCTGACCTGCGTGACAGGGGCTACATTTATTGGCGCCTTCTGTCCACCGACCCTGTGACCGCCAAGGAGGTAGTATTGTCCGAAAAGCCCCTGATCTCTGAGGAGACAGACCTGATTGAGCCCACCCTGCTGGATGAGCTCATCTGCCACATCGGCTCTCTGGCCTCCGTCTATCACAAACCCCCCAGCGCCTTTGTGGAGGGCAGCCACGGAGTCCACCGGAAACACCTTCCTGTCCAGCACAGCAG CATTGATACAGGTGAGAGCCCAGTGAGCAGTGGGCCAGCACCTGCCATGGACCAGACACATGTGATCCCCAGCCAGGGTGACCTGCTGGGTGACCTGCTCAACCTGGACCTGGGCCCTCCAGTCAATGTGCCCCAAGTGTCCTCCATGCAAATGGGTGCAGTGGACCTGTTGGGAGGAGGCCTGGACAGCTTG GTGGGACAGAACTTCATCCCCTCGTCTGTCCCCAGCACTTTTGCTCCCTCACCCACACCAGCACCGCCGGCCGTCAGCAGTGGCCTCAATGACTTGTTTGAGATTTCCACAGGCATGGCCAACACCACCGGAGGCCACATTGCTGCAAAATCA GTGTGGCTGCCTGCAGTGAAAGCCAAGGGACTGGAGATTTCTGGGACCTTTTCTCGCCGCCAGGGCCACATGTACATGGACATGACCTTCACAAACAAGGCCCTGCAGCACATGACCGACTTCGCTGTCCAGTTCAACAAGAACAG TTTTGGCGTCATCCCTACCACTCCTCTTGCCGTCCACACTCCTCTGATGCCCAGTCAGAGTATTGAGGTCTCTCTGCCTCTTAATACCATTGGACCAGTCATGAAGATGGACCCACTCAATAATCTGCAG GTGGCTGTGAAGAACAACATAGATGTCTTCTACTTCAGCGTACTCATCCCTCTTTACGTTTTCTTTGTCGAGGATGGAAAAATGG agcGACAGGTGTTCCTAGCTACCTGGAAAGACATCCCCAATGAGAATGAGCTCCAATATCAGATAA
- the LOC128457451 gene encoding AP-1 complex subunit beta-1 isoform X3, whose translation MTVGKDVSSLFPDVVNCMQTDNLELKKLVYLYLMNYAKSQPDMAIMAVNSFVKDCEDPNPLIRALAVRTMGCIRVDKITEYLCEPLRKCLKDEDPYVRKTAAVCVAKLHDINAQMVEDQGFLDSLRDLIADSNPMVVANAVAALSEISESHPNSNLLDLNPQNINKLLTALNECTEWGQIFILDCLSNYNPKDEREAQSICERVTPRLSHANSAVVLSAVKVLMKFLELLPKDSDYYNTLLKKLSPPLVTLLSGEPEVQYVALRNINLIVQKRPEILKQEIKVFFVKYNDPIYVKLEKLDIMIRLASQANIAQVLAELKEYATEVDVDFVRKAVRAIGRCAIKVEQSAERCVSTLLDLIQTKVNYVVQEAIVVIRDIFRKYPNKYESIIATLCENLDSLDEPDARAAMIWIVGEYAERIDNADELLESFLEGFHDESTQVQLTLLTAIVKLFLKKPSETQELVQQVLSLATQDSDNPDLRDRGYIYWRLLSTDPVTAKEVVLSEKPLISEETDLIEPTLLDELICHIGSLASVYHKPPSAFVEGSHGVHRKHLPVQHSSIDTGESPVSSGPAPAMDQTHVIPSQGDLLGDLLNLDLGPPVNVPQVSSMQMGAVDLLGGGLDSLLGGDLGGGVGGSPAVGQNFIPSSVPSTFAPSPTPAPPAVSSGLNDLFEISTGMANTTGGHIAAKSVWLPAVKAKGLEISGTFSRRQGHMYMDMTFTNKALQHMTDFAVQFNKNSFGVIPTTPLAVHTPLMPSQSIEVSLPLNTIGPVMKMDPLNNLQVAVKNNIDVFYFSVLIPLYVFFVEDGKMERQVFLATWKDIPNENELQYQIKECHLNADTVSGKLQSNNIYTIAKRNVEGQDMLYQSLKLTNGIWILAELRIQPGNPNYTLSLKCRAPEVSQYVYLMYDSVLKN comes from the exons ATGACTGTTGGCAAGGATGTCAG TTCCTTGTTTCCAGATGTGGTGAACTGCATGCAGACTGACAACCTGGAGCTGAAGAAGTTGGTTTACCTCTACTTAATGAACTATGCCAAGAGCCAACCTGACATGGCCATCATGGCTGTCAACAGCTTTGTCAAG GACTGCGAGGACCCCAACCCTCTCATCCGAGCCCTGGCCGTCCGCACCATGGGCTGCATCCGGGTGGACAAAATCACAGAGTACCTGTGTGAGCCTCTGAGGAAATGCTTGAAGGACGAGGACCCTTACGTGAGGAAGacggcagctgtgtgtgtggcgaAACTTCATGACATCAATGCCCAGATGGTTGAGGACCAGGGCTTCCTGGACTCTCTGAGAGATCTCATCGCTGACTCAAATCCCATG GTTGTGGCCAATGCAGTTGCTGCCCTGTCGGAGATCAGTGAGTCTCACCCCAACAGCAACCTGCTGGATCTCAATCCCCAGAACATCAACAAGCTCCTGACGGCCCTCAATGAGTGCACAGAGTGGGGACAGATCTTCATCCTGGACTGCTTGTCCAACTATAACCCCAAGGATGAGCGTGAGGCCCAAAG CATCTGTGAGCGTGTAACTCCCCGGCTGTCTCACGCCAACTCAGCCGTGGTGCTGTCAGCTGTCAAGGTGCTGATGAAATTCTTAGAGCTGCTGCCCAAGGACTCCGACTACTACAACACCTTGCTGAAGAAGCTGTCCCCACCACTGGTCACCTTGCTCTCCGGAGAGCCGGAGGTCCAGTACGTGGCTCTGAGGAACATCAACCTCATTGTCCAGAAAAG GCCTGAGATCCTGAAGCAGGAGATAAAGGTGTTCTTTGTCAAATACAACGACCCAATCTATGTGAAACTGGAGAAACTGGACATCATGATCCGCTTGGCCTCTCAGGCCAACATCGCCCAG GTGCTGGCTGAGCTGAAGGAATACGCCACAGAGGTGGATGTTGACTTTGTGCGCAAGGCTGTCCGAGCCATCGGACGCTGTGCCATCAAAGTAGAG CAATCAGCGGAGCGCTGTGTCAGCACTCTGCTGGACCTGATCCAGACGAAAGTCAACTACGTGGTTCAGGAGGCTATTGTTGTCATCAGAGACATCTTTCGCAAGTACCCCAACAA GTATGAAAGCATCATTGCCACACTGTGTGAGAACCTGGACTCTCTGGACGAGCCTGACGCTCGTGCTGCCATGATCTGGATCGTTGGTGAATATGCAGAGAGGATCGACAATGCTGACGAGTTGCTAGAGAGCTTCCTCGAGGGTTTCCATGACGAGAGCACTCAG GTCCAGCTCACTCTGCTGACTGCCATTGTGAAGCTGTTCCTTAAGAAGCCATCAGAGACCCAGGAGTTGGTGCAGCAGGTCCTCAGTCTGGCTACACAG GACTCTGACAACCCTGACCTGCGTGACAGGGGCTACATTTATTGGCGCCTTCTGTCCACCGACCCTGTGACCGCCAAGGAGGTAGTATTGTCCGAAAAGCCCCTGATCTCTGAGGAGACAGACCTGATTGAGCCCACCCTGCTGGATGAGCTCATCTGCCACATCGGCTCTCTGGCCTCCGTCTATCACAAACCCCCCAGCGCCTTTGTGGAGGGCAGCCACGGAGTCCACCGGAAACACCTTCCTGTCCAGCACAGCAG CATTGATACAGGTGAGAGCCCAGTGAGCAGTGGGCCAGCACCTGCCATGGACCAGACACATGTGATCCCCAGCCAGGGTGACCTGCTGGGTGACCTGCTCAACCTGGACCTGGGCCCTCCAGTCAATGTGCCCCAAGTGTCCTCCATGCAAATGGGTGCAGTGGACCTGTTGGGAGGAGGCCTGGACAGCTTG CTTGGGGGAGACCTGGGCGGAGGTGTTGGGGGAAGTCCAGCA GTGGGACAGAACTTCATCCCCTCGTCTGTCCCCAGCACTTTTGCTCCCTCACCCACACCAGCACCGCCGGCCGTCAGCAGTGGCCTCAATGACTTGTTTGAGATTTCCACAGGCATGGCCAACACCACCGGAGGCCACATTGCTGCAAAATCA GTGTGGCTGCCTGCAGTGAAAGCCAAGGGACTGGAGATTTCTGGGACCTTTTCTCGCCGCCAGGGCCACATGTACATGGACATGACCTTCACAAACAAGGCCCTGCAGCACATGACCGACTTCGCTGTCCAGTTCAACAAGAACAG TTTTGGCGTCATCCCTACCACTCCTCTTGCCGTCCACACTCCTCTGATGCCCAGTCAGAGTATTGAGGTCTCTCTGCCTCTTAATACCATTGGACCAGTCATGAAGATGGACCCACTCAATAATCTGCAG GTGGCTGTGAAGAACAACATAGATGTCTTCTACTTCAGCGTACTCATCCCTCTTTACGTTTTCTTTGTCGAGGATGGAAAAATGG agcGACAGGTGTTCCTAGCTACCTGGAAAGACATCCCCAATGAGAATGAGCTCCAATATCAGATAA